Proteins from a single region of Aerococcus viridans:
- a CDS encoding O-antigen ligase family protein gives MSKPEAQLTWPVQSLLISILFISNLFPFYMTLVTFAVIFIFLFMLGLLGPRYIKREVPTSIWIFIAYSAVISFIFQNWAGLGISIAFIPIAIYFNYYEQVIRPYYVEELLNIALIGSFIIFIFATFEYLNWVPEWDYSFISPEINRIHNGRAEATFANPNYYAMMLEFFFFIGLYKMMRTTKYRKKCVFLFISLCNLFAITYTGTRTSLLVVIGTLFVFYFVLGYKKIAVGTFITATIGTLIAIKLGFLPRFEDLGFAFEDRFVIWEIGLKGLRDNFWFGQGPLTYLNVWHDYGDKYTQHAHNIVLDTLLSYGAIGTGILLPSLISLGKKIHQMRQYPILRRRLALICSFCSIVILHGMFDLTIFWLQTAFLFLFVVLSIHNMYHEVDTNPELQGEDKDYSRD, from the coding sequence GTGAGTAAACCAGAAGCTCAACTAACCTGGCCAGTTCAATCATTACTGATCTCGATATTATTTATCAGTAACCTATTTCCATTTTATATGACCTTAGTCACTTTCGCTGTCATATTCATATTCTTATTCATGTTAGGCCTACTTGGACCGCGCTACATTAAGCGAGAAGTCCCCACCTCAATATGGATATTTATTGCGTATTCAGCAGTGATTTCATTTATCTTTCAAAACTGGGCAGGATTAGGGATTTCGATTGCCTTTATACCAATCGCCATCTATTTTAACTATTACGAACAAGTCATTCGACCCTATTACGTTGAAGAATTGTTGAACATTGCCTTAATTGGCTCATTTATCATCTTTATATTCGCAACCTTTGAATATTTAAATTGGGTACCAGAATGGGATTACAGTTTTATATCCCCAGAAATTAACCGTATCCATAACGGTCGGGCGGAAGCAACATTTGCCAACCCCAACTACTATGCCATGATGTTAGAATTCTTCTTCTTTATCGGCCTCTACAAAATGATGCGGACGACTAAATACCGGAAGAAATGCGTTTTTCTATTTATATCCTTATGCAACCTATTCGCCATCACCTATACTGGAACCCGTACCTCACTACTCGTGGTGATTGGGACACTCTTCGTATTCTATTTCGTATTGGGTTATAAAAAAATAGCAGTCGGGACATTTATAACTGCTACGATTGGGACACTGATTGCCATCAAATTAGGATTCCTTCCGAGATTTGAGGATTTAGGCTTTGCTTTTGAAGACCGGTTTGTCATCTGGGAAATCGGCTTGAAAGGCTTAAGAGATAACTTCTGGTTTGGACAAGGTCCTTTGACTTATCTCAATGTCTGGCATGACTATGGGGACAAATACACCCAACATGCGCATAATATTGTCTTAGACACGCTTCTTTCTTATGGTGCCATCGGGACAGGTATATTGCTACCTTCACTGATTTCATTAGGTAAGAAAATTCATCAAATGCGGCAATATCCGATTTTACGACGTCGCTTAGCCTTGATTTGTAGTTTTTGCAGTATCGTTATCCTGCACGGCATGTTTGACCTCACCATATTCTGGTTACAAACAGCCTTCCTATTCTTGTTCGTTGTACTGTCTATCCATAACATGTATCACGAAGTTGATACCAACCCAGAATTACAAGGCGAAGATAAAGACTATTCCAGAGACTAA
- a CDS encoding dihydrolipoamide dehydrogenase, giving the protein MEKLIWTGLDEKAFKPYKSWINKDSPGICGTYCAAVLTHFTVLRDTNHRMAKQDLIDAYKKVVDDYHLHSGTFYWNVETGLNSVFNFENYRAKSGLLPDIEVPKLIDQYQAPVIVGTLKYLGSAYKNHWLLVYAYAYDEQNDLYFKAYDNHGKHNAVIPAKQTNAYVYLEPIQVTTSEPSTDEITNEVDDFTQDIAIETNQARQIFLQRQAKEVEERKKKQIFGKEWNEWKDMII; this is encoded by the coding sequence ATGGAAAAACTCATTTGGACCGGACTTGATGAAAAGGCCTTTAAACCTTACAAGTCTTGGATCAACAAAGATAGTCCGGGTATCTGTGGCACCTATTGTGCGGCGGTATTAACCCATTTTACAGTGCTTCGGGATACCAACCACAGGATGGCTAAACAGGACCTAATTGATGCCTATAAAAAGGTTGTCGACGACTACCACCTACATAGTGGGACTTTTTATTGGAATGTGGAAACAGGCTTAAATTCAGTATTCAATTTCGAAAATTACCGTGCGAAATCAGGCTTGTTACCGGATATTGAAGTACCTAAGTTAATTGACCAATACCAAGCACCAGTCATTGTTGGTACCTTAAAATATTTAGGTTCTGCTTATAAAAACCATTGGCTACTTGTCTATGCTTACGCTTATGACGAGCAAAATGATTTATATTTTAAAGCTTACGATAATCACGGTAAACACAATGCAGTCATTCCAGCTAAACAAACGAATGCCTATGTATATTTAGAGCCGATCCAAGTAACGACATCAGAGCCGTCTACTGACGAAATAACCAATGAAGTGGACGATTTTACGCAAGATATTGCGATTGAAACCAATCAAGCGAGACAAATCTTTTTACAACGGCAAGCTAAAGAAGTTGAAGAACGGAAGAAAAAACAAATTTTTGGAAAAGAGTGGAATGAATGGAAAGATATGATTATATAA
- the gorA gene encoding glutathione-disulfide reductase — MERYDYISIGGGSAGIASANRAAEYGAKALIIEKRDVGGTCVNRGCVPKKISWHGTMLRDQINEYGSAYGLNFTEEGPVDYAALKANRDAYIDRIHGGYASGFKSRGTHYLAGEAKFIDNHTVEVDGVQYTAPHIAIVPGGRPRLIDLPGIDLVDTSDDFFEWETLPESVLIIGAGYVATEFAGVLNGLGVKTSQAVRHDRPLRGYDEAIIEVLVEEMKKTGIELLTESDPESIEQLADGSLRVNFKNGQHADAEKVIYAIGRTPNTDNIGLENTDVKLTKSGHIKVDGYHNTNVEGLYAFGDVIGKVELTPVAIMAGRTLSDTIFNGADPYLLDYDTVPTVIFTHPAIGAIGYSEEAAKERFGADKVKVYTSNFTPMYSAVSENRQPARFKLITQGDDEVVVGVHGIGYAVEEMMQGFAVGVRLGLTKKQFDQTIAIHPTGAEEFVTMR; from the coding sequence ATGGAAAGATATGATTATATAAGTATCGGTGGCGGGAGTGCCGGTATCGCATCAGCAAACCGTGCCGCTGAATATGGAGCTAAAGCGTTAATTATTGAGAAAAGAGACGTTGGGGGTACTTGCGTAAATAGAGGTTGTGTACCCAAGAAAATTTCTTGGCATGGGACTATGCTGAGAGACCAGATCAATGAATATGGGTCTGCATACGGCCTAAACTTCACTGAAGAAGGCCCGGTTGACTATGCAGCTTTAAAAGCCAATAGAGACGCCTATATTGACCGTATCCACGGTGGCTATGCATCAGGATTTAAATCTCGTGGCACCCATTATTTAGCGGGTGAAGCCAAGTTCATTGACAACCATACTGTAGAAGTTGACGGCGTCCAATACACAGCCCCACATATCGCCATTGTGCCAGGTGGTCGTCCGCGTTTAATCGACCTACCAGGAATCGATTTGGTGGATACTTCTGACGACTTCTTTGAATGGGAAACTTTACCAGAAAGCGTCTTAATCATAGGTGCAGGTTATGTGGCAACCGAATTTGCGGGGGTATTAAATGGCCTAGGTGTCAAAACAAGCCAAGCTGTTCGACATGACCGTCCTTTACGAGGTTATGATGAAGCGATTATCGAAGTTTTAGTTGAAGAAATGAAGAAAACAGGTATTGAATTGCTGACTGAAAGTGATCCTGAATCCATTGAACAATTAGCTGATGGTTCACTTCGCGTAAACTTTAAAAATGGCCAACATGCTGACGCTGAAAAAGTGATTTACGCCATCGGACGTACACCAAATACAGATAATATCGGTTTGGAAAATACAGATGTTAAATTAACAAAATCAGGCCACATCAAAGTGGATGGCTACCATAATACCAATGTGGAAGGTTTATATGCCTTTGGTGACGTTATAGGTAAAGTTGAATTAACACCGGTAGCCATTATGGCGGGTAGAACATTATCCGATACCATTTTTAATGGTGCTGACCCGTACTTATTAGACTATGACACAGTACCAACTGTCATCTTTACCCATCCAGCAATAGGGGCGATTGGTTATTCAGAAGAGGCAGCTAAAGAAAGATTTGGTGCGGACAAGGTGAAAGTGTATACTTCAAACTTCACGCCAATGTATTCAGCAGTTTCAGAAAACCGCCAACCAGCACGGTTTAAATTGATTACCCAAGGCGACGATGAAGTGGTTGTTGGTGTTCATGGGATTGGTTATGCCGTAGAAGAAATGATGCAAGGTTTTGCGGTTGGTGTTCGTTTAGGATTAACCAAGAAACAATTCGACCAAACAATTGCCATCCATCCAACAGGCGCAGAAGAGTTCGTCACCATGCGCTAG